One genomic region from Arthrobacter pigmenti encodes:
- a CDS encoding gamma carbonic anhydrase family protein: MGHIITFAGHTPSIAESVFVAPTASIIGNAGLGENSSAFYGVCVRADTESITVGEGTNLQDNVVLHADPGFPTTVGDRVSIGHSAVVHGCAIGNDCLIGMSATVMNGANIGEGSLVAAGAVVLEGTQIPPRSLVAGVPARVRRELSDEELEGVKQNAARYQELAAAHRTTLEK, from the coding sequence ATGGGACACATCATCACATTCGCAGGCCACACACCGTCCATCGCGGAGTCCGTGTTCGTCGCGCCGACGGCATCGATCATCGGAAACGCCGGGCTCGGTGAGAACTCCAGCGCCTTCTACGGTGTCTGCGTACGCGCGGACACCGAATCGATCACCGTCGGCGAAGGCACGAACCTCCAGGACAACGTCGTCCTCCACGCCGATCCCGGCTTCCCGACGACGGTGGGAGACCGCGTGAGCATCGGACACAGCGCCGTGGTCCACGGATGCGCCATCGGGAACGACTGCCTCATCGGCATGAGCGCCACCGTCATGAACGGGGCGAATATCGGCGAGGGATCGCTCGTGGCCGCGGGCGCCGTCGTACTCGAAGGAACCCAGATACCGCCGCGCTCGCTGGTGGCGGGAGTGCCCGCCAGGGTACGGCGGGAACTGAGCGACGAGGAATTGGAGGGCGTGAAGCAGAATGCCGCCCGCTATCAGGAGCTTGCCGCAGCACATCGTACAACTCTCGAAAAATGA
- a CDS encoding LPXTG cell wall anchor domain-containing protein, whose amino-acid sequence MQTCIQRGIKVFLLAGGILVLGAGAASAAEPGTEVLGGVSAPVNVSGNAVSVIGDASSEGSTSSSGGGVAAGSEASSGEDDSLLGGVTAVVEAVAPVNVSGNAVSVIGDSSTGGSDAAAGGSTSGGAGVAGGSSDDGLVGDVAAVVEAVAPVNVSGNAVSVIGDSSTGGSGAAAGGSTSGGGGVAGGSSDDGLVGDVAAVVEAVAPVNVSGNAVSVIGDSSTGGSGAAAGGSTSGGGGVAGGSSDEGLVGDVAAVVEAVAPVNVSGNAVSVIGDSSAEGSDAAAGGATSGGADSSSESGSSDDSLVGDVVGDVDAVAPVNVSGNAVSVIGDSSTGGSDAAAGGSTSGGGGIAGGSSDDGLVGDVAAVVEAVAPVNVSGNAVSVIGDSSTGGSDAAAGGSTSGGGGIAGGSSDDGLVGDVAAVVEAVAPVNVSGNAVSVIGDSSTEGSDAAAGGATSGGADSSSEGSADDGLLGDIGLDLGAIAPVNVGCNAVSVIGDSSSSNCESAATANGGSSGSNGGSAGGGSDDSLVGDVIGSVDVVVPVNVGCNAVSVIGDTSTSDCGSAAGNPDDPTGPTDPTDPTDPTDPTDPTDPTDPTDPTDPTDPTDPTDSTDPTDPTDPTDPTDPTDSTDPTDPTDPQGPATGDDGNGTPGAGTDNGLNNGTDFRVVLASAGVTAGAGVADRAATNATSAAGTAGSAARGSLAQTGVDSSLLLLMGGLLVISGVALVARRVRTVRI is encoded by the coding sequence ATGCAAACGTGCATACAACGAGGGATCAAAGTATTCCTCCTAGCCGGGGGCATTCTGGTCCTTGGCGCTGGGGCGGCGTCCGCCGCGGAACCCGGCACAGAAGTATTGGGCGGCGTAAGTGCGCCAGTGAATGTCAGCGGTAACGCCGTTTCGGTGATTGGGGACGCTTCCTCTGAGGGGTCGACGTCGTCATCGGGCGGGGGAGTAGCCGCTGGCAGCGAGGCATCGTCCGGCGAGGATGATTCGCTACTTGGCGGTGTGACGGCTGTGGTTGAGGCTGTGGCTCCGGTAAATGTCAGCGGGAATGCGGTGTCGGTGATTGGTGATTCGTCGACTGGCGGTTCGGATGCTGCGGCTGGTGGTTCCACGTCTGGTGGTGCCGGTGTTGCTGGTGGGTCGTCGGATGACGGTCTGGTCGGTGATGTGGCCGCTGTGGTTGAGGCTGTGGCTCCGGTGAATGTCAGCGGGAATGCGGTGTCGGTGATTGGTGATTCGTCGACTGGCGGTTCGGGTGCTGCGGCTGGTGGTTCTACGTCTGGTGGTGGCGGTGTTGCTGGTGGGTCGTCGGATGACGGTCTGGTCGGTGATGTGGCCGCTGTGGTTGAGGCTGTGGCTCCGGTGAATGTCAGCGGGAATGCGGTGTCGGTGATTGGTGATTCGTCGACTGGCGGTTCGGGTGCTGCGGCTGGTGGTTCTACGTCTGGTGGTGGCGGTGTTGCTGGTGGGTCGTCGGATGAGGGTCTGGTCGGTGATGTGGCCGCTGTGGTTGAGGCTGTGGCTCCGGTGAATGTCAGCGGGAATGCGGTGTCGGTGATTGGTGATTCCTCGGCTGAGGGCTCGGATGCGGCTGCTGGTGGTGCAACCTCCGGTGGTGCCGACAGCAGTTCGGAATCCGGTAGTTCGGATGATTCGCTGGTGGGCGATGTTGTCGGTGATGTTGATGCTGTGGCTCCGGTGAATGTCAGCGGGAATGCGGTGTCGGTGATTGGTGATTCCTCGACTGGCGGTTCGGATGCTGCGGCTGGCGGTTCCACGTCTGGTGGTGGCGGTATTGCTGGTGGGTCGTCGGATGACGGTCTGGTCGGTGATGTGGCCGCTGTGGTTGAGGCTGTGGCTCCGGTGAATGTCAGCGGGAATGCGGTGTCGGTGATTGGTGATTCCTCGACTGGCGGTTCGGATGCTGCGGCTGGCGGTTCCACGTCTGGTGGTGGCGGTATTGCTGGTGGGTCGTCGGATGACGGTCTGGTCGGTGATGTGGCCGCTGTGGTTGAGGCTGTGGCTCCGGTGAATGTCAGCGGGAATGCGGTGTCGGTGATTGGTGATTCCTCGACTGAGGGCTCGGATGCGGCTGCTGGTGGTGCAACCTCCGGTGGTGCCGACAGCAGTTCGGAAGGCAGCGCCGATGACGGTTTGCTCGGCGACATCGGACTTGATCTCGGCGCTATCGCACCGGTCAATGTTGGGTGCAACGCGGTGTCGGTGATTGGCGACAGCTCATCTTCGAACTGCGAATCAGCGGCAACTGCCAATGGTGGCTCGTCGGGAAGTAACGGTGGCTCTGCTGGCGGTGGTTCGGATGATTCCCTGGTGGGGGATGTCATCGGGAGTGTTGATGTCGTGGTCCCCGTGAACGTCGGGTGTAACGCAGTCTCGGTGATTGGTGACACCTCCACCTCCGATTGCGGTTCGGCTGCAGGGAACCCGGATGATCCCACAGGCCCAACGGATCCCACGGACCCAACGGATCCCACGGACCCAACGGATCCCACGGACCCAACGGATCCCACGGATCCCACGGATCCCACGGATCCAACGGACCCAACGGACTCAACGGATCCCACGGATCCCACGGATCCCACTGATCCAACGGACCCAACGGACTCAACGGATCCCACGGATCCCACCGATCCTCAGGGGCCAGCCACGGGTGATGACGGCAACGGGACGCCAGGAGCCGGAACGGACAACGGACTCAACAACGGCACCGACTTCAGGGTTGTCCTGGCCAGTGCGGGCGTCACGGCCGGCGCAGGCGTCGCGGACCGCGCCGCAACGAACGCAACGAGCGCTGCAGGCACAGCAGGCTCAGCGGCTCGCGGCAGTCTCGCTCAGACCGGCGTCGATTCGTCGCTGTTGCTTCTGATGGGAGGCCTGCTCGTCATAAGCGGCGTCGCCCTGGTCGCACGCCGGGTTCGCACAGTGCGGATCTAA
- a CDS encoding MFS transporter, which yields MSADVQPHADVATNREILRIPAFRRLGLAWIFSNFGDSALYLTAAIWVKQLTGSDAAAGLVFAALGLPALLAPLTGQLADRFRRVPVLAVTNVAAAVVVLALLLVRSADHLWLIYVVIFVYANASYVTAAAQSGVLRDLLPDRMLAPANGMLSSIDQGLRIVSPLIGAGILGLWGMDWVVGMTCVSFLVAAAVLSRLRVAESVHERGQESFWATSTAGFRFLFAHALLRPALLTLVIAVGATGVLNVTIFATTEQGLGMPPEFLSVLISCQGVMSVVGGLTASMVIRRLGIRRTIVVGILLLSVAVFGSGVPVLGVVLGSTVLLGIGVPWAIIAFVTLRQQETPPAMQGRTSAATNMMINVPQVGASVLAAALLSIIDYRMLILAMTVLCFLSVLPLVLRRRSAAVNRAM from the coding sequence ATGAGCGCCGACGTACAGCCCCACGCCGACGTCGCGACCAACCGCGAGATCCTGCGCATACCGGCCTTCCGGCGGCTCGGTCTGGCCTGGATCTTCAGCAACTTCGGTGACTCCGCGCTCTATCTCACGGCCGCAATCTGGGTGAAGCAGCTGACCGGGAGCGACGCGGCCGCGGGCCTGGTTTTCGCGGCGCTGGGACTCCCGGCACTGCTGGCTCCGCTGACCGGGCAGCTCGCCGACCGCTTCCGACGGGTGCCGGTGCTGGCCGTGACCAACGTGGCTGCCGCCGTCGTCGTACTGGCCCTGCTGCTGGTGCGCTCCGCAGACCACCTCTGGCTCATCTACGTGGTGATCTTTGTCTATGCGAACGCGTCCTACGTGACCGCGGCGGCCCAATCCGGTGTGCTGCGCGACCTGCTGCCGGACCGCATGCTCGCTCCAGCCAACGGGATGCTCAGCAGCATCGACCAGGGGCTGCGTATTGTGTCGCCACTGATCGGCGCCGGCATTCTGGGGCTGTGGGGAATGGACTGGGTGGTGGGGATGACCTGTGTGTCGTTCCTCGTTGCGGCAGCTGTACTCAGTAGGCTGCGGGTTGCCGAATCGGTGCACGAGCGCGGACAGGAGTCCTTCTGGGCGACCAGCACCGCGGGTTTCCGGTTCCTGTTCGCGCACGCCCTGCTTCGCCCGGCTCTGCTGACGCTGGTCATCGCCGTCGGAGCGACCGGCGTCCTGAACGTCACCATCTTCGCAACCACCGAACAGGGCCTTGGCATGCCTCCGGAGTTCCTCAGCGTGCTCATCAGCTGCCAGGGCGTGATGTCAGTGGTCGGCGGGCTTACCGCGAGCATGGTCATCCGGCGGCTGGGCATCCGACGGACGATCGTCGTCGGGATCCTGCTGCTCAGCGTGGCGGTCTTCGGCTCCGGCGTGCCCGTGCTTGGTGTGGTTCTTGGCTCCACAGTGTTGCTGGGTATCGGCGTTCCGTGGGCGATCATCGCCTTCGTTACGCTACGCCAGCAGGAAACCCCGCCCGCAATGCAGGGACGCACGTCCGCCGCCACCAACATGATGATCAACGTCCCGCAGGTGGGCGCGTCCGTGCTCGCTGCGGCGCTGTTGAGCATCATCGATTACCGCATGTTGATTCTCGCGATGACGGTGCTGTGCTTCCTGAGCGTGCTACCGCTGGTTCTGCGGAGGAGGTCCGCGGCGGTGAATCGCGCGATGTAA
- the purU gene encoding formyltetrahydrofolate deformylase — MTSAVLSEGAGNAPSSFILTLSCDDRPGIVHAVSGALVAAECNITESQQYGSPDTGTFFMRVAMTTSSPQAAVTAHLSPVAEAFGMTWNLHVAGTPARTLIMASKSAHCLNDLLFQQRAGMLPIEVPVIVSNHTELADLAAFYGVPFHHVPVTADGKATAESKLLELVAQYEIELVVLARYMQVLSDSLCSQLVGRAINIHHSFLPSFKGARPYHQAHARGVKLIGATAHYVTPALDEGPIIEQEVIRVDHARTAPQLVAMGADVESRTLAQAVKWHAEHRVLLDGTRTVVFN, encoded by the coding sequence GTGACCTCCGCTGTACTTTCCGAAGGCGCCGGCAACGCGCCGTCGTCGTTCATTCTGACCCTCTCCTGCGATGACCGGCCCGGCATTGTGCATGCGGTCTCCGGCGCGCTTGTAGCAGCCGAATGCAACATCACCGAGTCGCAGCAGTACGGCAGCCCTGACACGGGAACCTTCTTCATGCGGGTCGCGATGACCACGTCCTCGCCGCAGGCCGCCGTCACAGCGCACTTGTCCCCGGTCGCGGAGGCCTTCGGGATGACCTGGAACCTCCACGTCGCCGGAACACCGGCGCGAACGTTGATCATGGCGTCGAAATCCGCCCACTGCCTCAACGACCTCCTCTTCCAGCAGCGCGCAGGGATGCTGCCGATCGAAGTACCAGTGATCGTTTCCAACCACACGGAGCTAGCAGACCTCGCTGCGTTCTACGGCGTACCGTTCCACCACGTGCCGGTGACCGCTGACGGTAAGGCCACTGCGGAGTCGAAGTTGCTTGAGCTGGTGGCCCAGTATGAGATCGAGCTGGTTGTACTCGCCCGGTACATGCAGGTGCTCAGCGACAGTCTGTGTTCACAGCTGGTGGGGCGGGCCATCAATATCCATCACTCGTTCCTGCCTTCATTCAAAGGTGCCCGGCCTTACCACCAGGCTCATGCGCGCGGGGTGAAACTGATCGGTGCAACTGCGCACTACGTGACACCGGCGCTGGACGAGGGGCCGATCATCGAGCAGGAAGTGATTCGCGTAGACCACGCGCGGACGGCGCCGCAGCTGGTTGCGATGGGCGCCGACGTCGAAAGCCGGACGCTGGCGCAGGCAGTCAAGTGGCACGCTGAACACCGGGTGCTGCTCGACGGCACGCGTACCGTGGTATTCAACTAA
- a CDS encoding Gfo/Idh/MocA family protein gives MTPKTRFPVPPCVEPGAPSPFTATGEPLRWGVVATGGIARSVTEDLAQLEDAVLQAVSSRSEERARTFAQTHGFATAHYDDDDARGFELLAQDPEVDVVYIATPHGQHFEVCKAALTAGKHVLCEKAFTVNAREAEELIDLAREKGLFLMEAVWSRFLPSLNRAWEIIHSGELGEIGWVQADLGFPSTYDPAARLWDPLAGGGALLDLTVYPTTWALGALGFPTSVSAEATLNDDGVDAQNALTLTYASGAQAQLSSSLVASGPSQATVAGSKGWLRTSSPLHNPRELVIQAFNGESRVEEFERVGNGYAYELRETTRCIQSGLLESPTMPLQHTLDTMRMFDGVRAQLGVRYANDNR, from the coding sequence ATGACTCCAAAAACCCGCTTCCCTGTGCCGCCGTGTGTCGAGCCCGGTGCGCCATCCCCTTTCACCGCCACCGGAGAACCGTTGCGGTGGGGCGTCGTTGCGACCGGCGGCATCGCACGATCGGTGACAGAGGACCTGGCGCAACTTGAGGACGCCGTGCTGCAGGCCGTCAGTTCCCGCAGCGAAGAACGGGCACGGACTTTCGCGCAGACCCACGGCTTCGCGACTGCCCATTACGACGACGACGACGCCCGCGGCTTCGAGCTCCTCGCGCAGGATCCGGAAGTGGACGTGGTGTACATCGCCACCCCGCACGGGCAGCACTTCGAGGTGTGCAAGGCTGCGTTGACGGCAGGTAAGCATGTGCTCTGCGAGAAGGCCTTCACCGTCAACGCGCGAGAGGCTGAAGAACTCATCGACCTGGCGCGCGAGAAGGGCCTGTTCCTCATGGAGGCGGTCTGGTCACGCTTCCTGCCGAGCCTTAACCGTGCCTGGGAGATCATTCACTCGGGCGAGCTCGGCGAGATCGGCTGGGTACAGGCCGACCTCGGCTTCCCCTCAACCTATGACCCCGCCGCCCGCCTGTGGGACCCACTGGCAGGCGGCGGCGCCCTCCTCGACCTCACCGTTTACCCGACGACGTGGGCGCTTGGCGCCTTGGGCTTCCCGACGTCAGTCTCCGCGGAAGCCACACTGAACGACGACGGCGTCGACGCACAGAATGCGCTCACCCTCACTTACGCGAGCGGGGCGCAGGCCCAGCTGTCGTCGTCGTTGGTGGCTTCCGGGCCCAGCCAGGCCACTGTCGCCGGCAGCAAGGGGTGGCTGCGGACATCGTCTCCGCTTCATAACCCGCGGGAACTCGTCATCCAGGCCTTCAATGGGGAATCGCGGGTGGAGGAGTTCGAACGGGTAGGCAACGGCTACGCGTACGAGCTCCGCGAGACCACGCGCTGCATCCAGTCAGGACTCCTGGAGAGCCCCACCATGCCACTGCAACACACCCTCGACACCATGCGCATGTTCGACGGCGTCAGGGCACAGCTCGGCGTTCGCTACGCCAACGACAACCGGTAA
- a CDS encoding winged helix-turn-helix domain-containing protein: protein MTNGDGARTFPDGVTYRGPANEQVVSDPVRIRALAHPARLELLDVLNDKGEATATECAAAIGESVASCSYHLRMLAKHGYIEKVDRPGREKPWKTVSHSRSQVIDRNAPGSVHAVSAMASIHVHRQADRIQSWLQRAPQLPVDDIDVASIMRSSFYATHEEIRQFRDDLLELSRRFDGRWQHPEQRPEGSLPAQIFAVLNIDPDGSGADAKAGAADPKESE from the coding sequence ATGACCAACGGCGACGGCGCCCGCACCTTCCCTGACGGCGTCACCTACCGCGGGCCAGCGAACGAACAGGTTGTCAGCGACCCGGTTCGCATTCGAGCCCTGGCGCACCCGGCGCGTCTCGAACTGCTCGACGTGCTGAATGACAAAGGCGAAGCGACCGCCACAGAGTGTGCTGCGGCAATCGGGGAATCGGTCGCGAGCTGTTCCTACCACCTGCGCATGCTTGCGAAACACGGCTACATCGAGAAGGTTGACCGGCCCGGGCGGGAGAAGCCGTGGAAGACGGTTTCGCACAGCCGCTCGCAAGTCATCGATAGGAACGCGCCCGGCTCGGTCCACGCGGTATCCGCGATGGCCAGCATCCACGTACACCGCCAGGCGGATCGCATCCAGTCCTGGCTACAGCGTGCTCCTCAACTGCCCGTGGACGACATCGATGTCGCCTCGATCATGCGCTCGAGCTTCTATGCCACCCACGAGGAAATCCGGCAGTTCCGCGATGATCTCCTGGAGCTCAGCCGTCGCTTTGACGGCCGGTGGCAACACCCCGAGCAGCGTCCCGAGGGCTCTCTTCCCGCCCAGATCTTCGCGGTGCTCAATATTGATCCTGACGGCAGCGGCGCCGATGCCAAAGCCGGCGCCGCTGACCCAAAGGAAAGCGAATGA
- a CDS encoding DUF1737 domain-containing protein — protein MTDEAPLRYRVLTGQDDKAFCARVSEALESGYRLHGSPALTYNGDRVIVAQALVLED, from the coding sequence ATGACCGACGAAGCACCCCTGCGTTACCGCGTATTGACCGGACAGGACGACAAGGCGTTCTGCGCCCGCGTCAGCGAAGCCCTCGAAAGCGGTTACCGACTGCACGGCTCCCCTGCGCTCACCTACAACGGGGACCGCGTGATCGTTGCCCAGGCATTGGTGCTGGAGGACTGA